One Pseudomonas tolaasii NCPPB 2192 genomic window carries:
- a CDS encoding DUF1090 domain-containing protein → MKFLAPLALLTVASLMATPLLAAEQAQPLTGCAAKRQAISTQIEQAKAHGNSEQQAGLEKALSEVTANCTDASLRKERENKVLDAKHEVSRRQADLDKAMKKGDADKINKRKDKLAQSRKELQDAVEELDQ, encoded by the coding sequence ATGAAATTTCTCGCCCCGCTTGCCTTGTTGACCGTCGCAAGCCTCATGGCCACACCCTTGCTGGCGGCCGAACAAGCCCAACCACTCACCGGTTGCGCCGCCAAGCGCCAGGCCATCAGCACCCAGATCGAACAAGCCAAGGCCCACGGCAACAGCGAGCAACAGGCAGGCCTGGAAAAAGCCCTGAGTGAAGTCACCGCCAACTGCACCGACGCTTCCTTGCGCAAAGAGCGTGAAAACAAGGTGCTCGACGCCAAGCATGAAGTCAGCCGCCGTCAGGCCGACCTCGACAAGGCAATGAAAAAAGGCGACGCGGACAAGATCAACAAGCGTAAAGACAAACTCGCGCAGTCCCGCAAGGAACTGCAGGACGCCGTCGAAGAACTCGACCAGTAA
- the ligB gene encoding NAD-dependent DNA ligase LigB gives MMRVLTALLLSALPCLAWAGNCPEEARSQVAHLAEQIRQWDDSYHRLGHSPVGDELYDQARQRLAGWRECFPQAVNRADQPLASSRGTLPHPVAHTGLQKLLDEAAVADWLGSRQDVWVQPKVDGVAVTLRYRRGRLSQVISRGDGLLGQDWSTAARKIPGIVQQLPEAIDLVLQGELYWRLDEHVQSANVGLNARSKVAGLMNRLQLSDTEAAGIGLFIWAWPDGPADFSERLATLARLGFTDSQRYSHAIQNITEAARWRTYWYNHPLPFASDGVVLHQARRAPAKRWQVSTPYWAVAWKYPAAKALALVSKVNFTIGRTGRITPILELEPVQLDDRQISRVSVGSLKRWQALDIRPGDQVSISLAGQVIPRLDQVILRNPNRVEVHEPDARAYHALSCWQLDPGCEEQMLSRLTWLSGNQGLALPHIGRETWNVLIQAGLIAGFLDWLTLDAAELANIDGFGERSRARVLEGIQSARQRPFAQWLKALGVPPAARNNLEGDWQTLVAKDTQAWLAIDGIGPGRAAQLSAFFRDPHVQALAETLRVAGIDGFQARPDQQ, from the coding sequence ATGATGCGTGTACTGACAGCTCTTTTACTCAGCGCCCTGCCATGCCTGGCGTGGGCCGGCAATTGTCCCGAAGAGGCGCGCTCCCAAGTGGCCCACCTCGCCGAACAGATCAGGCAGTGGGATGACAGCTACCATCGGCTCGGCCACTCCCCCGTCGGCGACGAACTCTACGACCAGGCCCGCCAACGTCTTGCGGGCTGGCGCGAATGCTTTCCTCAGGCGGTGAACAGGGCCGACCAGCCACTGGCGAGCTCACGAGGCACGCTACCGCACCCGGTCGCACACACGGGCCTGCAAAAACTGCTGGATGAAGCCGCCGTAGCCGACTGGCTTGGCAGCCGGCAAGATGTCTGGGTTCAGCCCAAAGTCGACGGGGTGGCGGTGACCCTGAGGTATCGCCGGGGTCGCTTGAGCCAGGTCATCAGCCGGGGCGACGGCCTGCTTGGCCAGGACTGGTCAACCGCAGCGCGCAAGATTCCCGGCATCGTCCAGCAGTTGCCCGAAGCCATCGACCTGGTGCTGCAAGGCGAACTCTACTGGCGCCTCGACGAACATGTGCAATCGGCCAACGTTGGGCTGAATGCCCGCAGCAAGGTCGCCGGGCTGATGAACCGCCTGCAGTTGAGCGACACAGAGGCCGCAGGCATTGGCCTGTTCATCTGGGCCTGGCCCGACGGCCCGGCTGACTTCAGCGAACGCCTCGCCACCCTCGCCCGCCTGGGCTTCACCGACAGCCAACGCTACAGCCACGCCATCCAGAACATCACCGAAGCCGCACGCTGGCGAACCTACTGGTACAACCACCCGTTGCCTTTTGCCAGTGATGGCGTGGTCCTGCATCAGGCCAGACGTGCGCCCGCCAAGCGCTGGCAGGTCAGCACGCCTTATTGGGCCGTGGCCTGGAAGTACCCGGCGGCCAAGGCGTTGGCGCTGGTAAGCAAGGTAAATTTCACTATCGGCCGCACCGGGCGCATCACCCCCATTCTGGAACTGGAGCCGGTGCAGCTGGATGACCGGCAGATCAGCCGCGTCAGCGTCGGCTCGCTCAAACGCTGGCAGGCGCTGGATATCCGCCCCGGCGACCAGGTGTCCATCAGCCTTGCCGGGCAGGTGATTCCAAGGCTGGATCAGGTCATCCTGCGCAACCCCAACCGGGTTGAGGTGCACGAGCCCGACGCGCGCGCCTATCACGCCTTGAGCTGCTGGCAACTGGACCCGGGCTGCGAAGAACAAATGCTGTCGCGCCTGACCTGGCTCAGCGGGAACCAGGGCCTGGCGCTGCCACATATCGGGCGCGAGACCTGGAACGTATTGATCCAGGCCGGTCTAATCGCAGGCTTTCTCGATTGGTTAACCCTGGATGCGGCAGAGCTTGCTAACATTGATGGCTTCGGCGAACGCAGCCGTGCGCGGGTGCTCGAAGGCATTCAAAGCGCCCGGCAGCGCCCTTTTGCACAATGGCTCAAAGCCCTGGGTGTACCGCCTGCGGCCCGTAACAATCTGGAGGGTGACTGGCAGACGCTGGTCGCCAAAGACACCCAGGCCTGGCTGGCCATTGATGGCATCGGCCCGGGTCGCGCGGCACAACTGAGTGCTTTTTTTCGCGACCCGCACGTTCAGGCCCTGGCTGAAACTTTACGCGTGGCCGGTATAGACGGTTTTCAAGCCCGGCCTGATCAACAGTAA
- the mltA gene encoding murein transglycosylase A, protein MSVMLKRWSRRLVWALPMIALLAGCDGGKDAGKTDEAAKPHAVATYVNAPWEALPAVSDGDLLAGFESWRSACQRLKADPVWGATCAAAATVPGNAVAVRAFLKERLDVFGLRSADNTPNGLITGYYEPVYPGSLTETATAHVPVYGVPDDLIIVNLESIYPELKGKRLRGRLEGRVLKPYDDASTINGQGSSAKPIAWLTDPMDLQFLQIQGSGRIQLAGGRQLRVGYGDQNGYPYRPIGRWLVEQGQLKKEEVSMGAISAWAKANPQRIPELLASNPSYVFFSARPDSNEGPRGSLNVPLTAGYSVAVDRKVIPLGSLLWLSTTKPDGSPLARPVAAQDTGGAITGEVRADLFWGTGQAAGDLAGNMKQQGQIWMLWPKGAALPHVPDAPAGT, encoded by the coding sequence ATGAGTGTCATGTTGAAACGCTGGAGCCGCCGCCTGGTGTGGGCTCTGCCGATGATCGCGCTGCTGGCCGGTTGCGATGGCGGCAAGGACGCCGGCAAAACAGATGAAGCGGCGAAACCCCACGCCGTCGCCACCTATGTGAACGCGCCTTGGGAAGCTCTGCCGGCAGTATCCGACGGCGATTTGCTGGCAGGCTTTGAATCCTGGCGCAGCGCCTGCCAGCGCCTCAAGGCCGACCCGGTCTGGGGCGCAACCTGTGCAGCGGCGGCCACTGTGCCGGGCAATGCCGTGGCGGTACGCGCCTTTCTCAAGGAGCGCCTGGATGTATTCGGCCTGCGCTCTGCCGACAACACGCCAAACGGCCTGATCACCGGTTACTACGAACCGGTCTACCCCGGCAGCCTGACCGAAACGGCCACCGCTCATGTGCCGGTGTACGGCGTGCCGGACGACTTGATCATCGTCAACCTGGAAAGCATCTACCCCGAACTCAAGGGCAAACGCCTGCGCGGTCGCCTGGAGGGCCGCGTGCTTAAACCCTATGACGACGCGAGCACCATCAATGGCCAGGGCTCCAGCGCCAAGCCAATTGCATGGCTGACCGACCCGATGGACCTGCAATTCCTGCAGATCCAGGGCTCGGGCCGCATTCAACTGGCAGGCGGGCGTCAGTTGCGCGTGGGGTATGGCGACCAGAATGGCTACCCGTACCGCCCCATCGGCCGCTGGCTGGTGGAGCAAGGCCAGTTGAAGAAGGAAGAAGTGAGCATGGGCGCCATCAGCGCCTGGGCCAAGGCCAACCCGCAACGTATTCCTGAACTGTTGGCCAGCAACCCCAGCTATGTGTTCTTCAGCGCTCGCCCGGACAGCAACGAAGGCCCGCGCGGTTCGCTGAACGTGCCGCTGACCGCCGGCTACAGCGTGGCGGTGGACCGCAAAGTCATTCCGCTGGGCAGCCTGTTATGGCTGTCGACGACCAAACCGGATGGTTCGCCCCTCGCACGGCCCGTCGCCGCGCAGGACACCGGCGGCGCCATCACTGGCGAGGTGCGCGCAGACCTGTTCTGGGGTACCGG
- a CDS encoding c-type cytochrome has protein sequence MTFKRLTVVLLACLTLSACGGVDPNSPLGQRKAIFKQMLKTGEDLGGMLRGRIPFDGARFAEGAVKLDALSHEPWKHFPSVREEDHTSAKDNVWQQQARFQELARNLETATGELVIASRVQPYKASNLGPAVQKVEDACTACHKQFRDH, from the coding sequence ATGACTTTTAAAAGACTGACCGTTGTATTGCTGGCCTGCCTGACACTGTCCGCCTGCGGCGGCGTCGACCCTAATTCGCCTTTGGGTCAGCGCAAGGCGATCTTCAAGCAGATGCTCAAGACCGGCGAAGACCTGGGCGGCATGTTGCGTGGACGTATTCCGTTCGACGGCGCCCGGTTTGCCGAAGGCGCGGTCAAACTCGATGCGTTGTCCCATGAGCCGTGGAAGCATTTCCCGAGCGTGCGTGAAGAAGACCACACCAGCGCCAAAGACAACGTCTGGCAGCAGCAGGCACGCTTTCAGGAGCTGGCGCGCAACCTTGAAACGGCCACCGGTGAATTGGTGATCGCAAGCCGGGTCCAGCCTTACAAGGCCAGCAACCTGGGGCCAGCCGTGCAGAAAGTCGAAGATGCCTGCACCGCCTGCCACAAACAGTTTCGCGACCACTGA